One region of Hymenobacter sediminicola genomic DNA includes:
- a CDS encoding Mu transposase C-terminal domain-containing protein, protein MNEFPIQPGDRVTYQGKPHQIRQLTGNMNTVVLEDPISGRLLTVPVRYLRSPAPEAEAGTVPVVPLELVSDEQWAEAKRRLAIIEPLLNRRGDGKLVHTVAQQHQLGAATLYRWMNQFEATGQVSQLIPRGSSGGEGKSRLSPELEAIVRSSVEEIYLNKQQYPLKRVYRDVTARCQRLGLTAPHLNTVSNRVKAIREEKKIRLRHGHKAADDQFRPHPDKYPGADFPLAVVQIDHTPGDVILVDDETRMPLGRPWITMAIDVYSRIVVGFYVSFETPGALGVGMCVANSLLPKDSWLDRLNVLGEWPCWGKMRKIYVDNGKEFRGNMLMRACEEYGIDLEWRPVRKPNYGGHIERLLGTFSREIHELPGTTFSNPQQRGEYPSADKAALTLKEFERWLLHLVVNIYHKRTHSALGQSPLKAFVDGIYEKTGLPPLLQDEERVKRDFLPYYKRTVQYYGVVLDHIHYYSDVLRPWVHAREEESPKNRRKRKFIFKRDPRDISILYFYDPEAKCYFDVPYRELKRPPMTLWEHKQVMRQLESKGVTEVDEPTFFAEYDQLREIEAQAVNQTRLVRRQRRQAKAKSSLSKSVRQETISAVPAPDGLTPSGQIRGASALAQVPLPSTGTIQPFDELEYGAFD, encoded by the coding sequence GTGAACGAATTCCCCATACAGCCCGGTGACCGGGTTACCTACCAGGGTAAGCCTCATCAGATTCGTCAGCTGACTGGCAACATGAATACGGTGGTATTGGAAGACCCAATTTCGGGGCGCTTGCTTACTGTACCCGTCAGATACCTACGGTCGCCTGCTCCGGAAGCCGAAGCCGGCACGGTGCCAGTGGTTCCCTTGGAACTGGTTTCCGATGAACAGTGGGCTGAGGCCAAGCGGCGCTTGGCCATCATCGAGCCTTTACTGAACCGCCGAGGAGATGGGAAATTAGTGCATACCGTCGCCCAGCAGCACCAACTAGGCGCGGCGACCCTTTATCGTTGGATGAATCAGTTCGAAGCTACAGGACAAGTTTCCCAACTTATCCCGCGTGGGTCCAGCGGGGGAGAGGGCAAGAGCCGGCTATCCCCTGAGTTGGAAGCAATCGTGCGCTCCTCGGTGGAGGAGATTTACCTTAACAAGCAGCAATACCCGCTTAAACGTGTCTACCGCGACGTGACGGCCCGTTGCCAGCGGCTCGGACTGACGGCCCCTCACCTAAACACCGTAAGCAATCGGGTGAAGGCCATTCGCGAAGAGAAGAAGATTCGCTTGCGGCATGGGCATAAGGCCGCCGACGACCAATTTCGCCCTCACCCAGATAAATATCCCGGGGCGGACTTCCCCCTGGCGGTTGTGCAAATCGACCACACGCCGGGTGATGTTATCCTAGTGGACGACGAAACGCGCATGCCCCTTGGTAGGCCCTGGATTACGATGGCCATCGACGTGTACAGCCGTATAGTGGTTGGCTTCTACGTGTCTTTCGAAACACCTGGCGCACTAGGCGTTGGCATGTGCGTCGCCAACAGCTTGTTGCCAAAGGATTCCTGGCTTGACCGGCTGAACGTACTAGGCGAGTGGCCCTGCTGGGGCAAGATGCGGAAGATTTACGTCGACAACGGTAAGGAGTTTCGGGGCAATATGCTCATGCGTGCCTGCGAGGAATACGGCATCGACTTGGAGTGGCGGCCCGTCCGTAAGCCCAACTACGGTGGCCACATCGAGCGGCTACTGGGCACGTTCTCTCGGGAAATTCACGAGTTGCCAGGCACGACGTTTTCCAACCCGCAGCAGCGAGGCGAGTACCCTTCCGCTGACAAGGCGGCCCTGACGTTGAAAGAATTCGAGCGGTGGCTGCTACACTTGGTCGTCAACATTTACCACAAGCGCACTCACTCCGCTTTGGGCCAGAGCCCGCTGAAGGCGTTCGTGGACGGCATTTACGAGAAAACGGGTTTGCCGCCTCTCTTGCAGGACGAGGAACGGGTCAAGCGCGACTTTTTGCCCTATTATAAGCGCACCGTACAGTACTATGGGGTCGTCCTGGACCACATTCACTACTACAGCGACGTACTCCGTCCCTGGGTCCACGCCCGGGAGGAAGAATCACCAAAAAACAGGCGCAAGCGCAAGTTTATTTTCAAGCGAGACCCGCGCGACATCAGCATCCTATATTTCTACGACCCCGAGGCAAAATGTTATTTCGATGTTCCCTACCGCGAACTGAAGCGCCCGCCCATGACGCTGTGGGAGCACAAACAGGTGATGCGGCAATTGGAGAGCAAAGGCGTGACAGAGGTGGACGAGCCGACATTCTTCGCAGAGTATGACCAGCTGCGGGAAATTGAGGCGCAGGCCGTTAACCAGACGCGACTTGTGCGCCGACAGCGCCGACAGGCTAAGGCCAAAAGCAGCCTGTCGAAAAGTGTCAGGCAGGAAACGATTTCTGCTGTGCCTGCCCCGGATGGTCTCACGCCTAGTGGCCAGATACGGGGAGCCTCCGCTCTGGCCCAAGTACCACTGCCGAGTACCGGAACCATTCAGCCCTTTGACGAACTCGAGTATGGAGCATTTGATTGA
- a CDS encoding ABC transporter ATP-binding protein: MKTYLRILQYARPYADFLPLYLLYTVLGIFFGIGNLALVIPMLNVLFETTNKLQAPEQLPAFALTLDYITGTFNYFFAQVIAEHGKLGALLFVCLVLVSSVFFSNVFRYLSLRIAARVRSRVIRNLRRHLYHRVLKLQLGYFSTGRKGDMMSRFTNDVQEVEISVVNTLQGVIRDPLYILAYFVVLFYMSTKLTLFSLVLLPVSGGIIAALAKRLRTQAKTSQGTLGSMLSVIDETLGGIRVIKAFNAQEYITGKFEDQNDLYARTSRRIDNTRDLASPFSEFAGVLVVAGLLYFGGTLILGGTSDLQAAAFITYIIMFSQVLTPAKSLSSSFGNIQRGLVAGERVLSIIDTEPVIRDNPDAKLLPEFKQQIELRNLQFAYGEVPVLQDINLVIEKGKTVALVGPSGSGKSTLADLLPRFYDPTGGQILIDGHDVRDCTIHSVREQMGIVTQESILFNDTIFNNIRFNTQATEAEVIEAARIANAHDFIVATPEGYQTLIGDRGGRLSGGQRQRLSIARAILRNPPILILDEATSALDTESEKLVQEALTRLMQHRTSLVIAHRLSTVQHADEIIVLNEGRIAERGTHEELLRQPGGLYQRLSQMQASNAALV; encoded by the coding sequence ATGAAGACCTACCTCCGCATTCTGCAATACGCCCGGCCCTACGCCGATTTTCTGCCGCTGTACCTGCTGTACACAGTGCTGGGCATCTTTTTTGGCATTGGCAACCTCGCCCTGGTTATTCCGATGCTGAACGTGCTGTTCGAGACGACTAACAAGCTGCAGGCGCCAGAACAGCTGCCCGCCTTCGCCCTGACGCTCGACTATATTACAGGCACGTTCAACTACTTCTTTGCGCAGGTTATTGCGGAGCATGGCAAGCTCGGTGCGCTGCTGTTTGTATGCCTGGTGCTGGTGTCGTCGGTGTTTTTCAGCAACGTATTCCGCTACCTGAGTTTGCGCATTGCGGCCCGCGTCCGGTCGCGCGTTATCCGCAACCTGCGCCGCCACCTATACCACCGCGTGCTGAAGCTGCAGCTGGGCTACTTCTCCACGGGCCGCAAAGGCGACATGATGTCGCGCTTCACCAACGACGTGCAGGAAGTGGAAATATCGGTGGTCAATACGCTGCAGGGCGTTATCCGGGACCCGCTCTACATCTTGGCGTACTTCGTGGTGCTGTTTTACATGTCCACGAAGCTCACGCTATTTTCGTTGGTGCTGCTGCCGGTTTCAGGCGGCATCATTGCGGCGCTGGCCAAGCGGCTGCGCACCCAGGCCAAAACCAGCCAGGGCACGCTGGGCTCTATGCTGTCGGTGATTGACGAAACGCTCGGTGGCATCCGCGTCATCAAGGCCTTCAACGCGCAGGAGTACATTACGGGCAAGTTTGAAGACCAGAACGACCTGTATGCCCGCACCTCGCGCCGCATCGACAACACCCGCGACCTTGCTTCTCCCTTCTCCGAGTTTGCCGGCGTGCTAGTAGTGGCCGGGCTGCTGTATTTCGGCGGCACGCTCATTCTGGGCGGCACCTCCGACCTGCAGGCGGCGGCGTTTATCACCTACATCATTATGTTTTCGCAGGTGCTTACGCCGGCTAAGTCGCTGTCGTCGTCGTTTGGCAACATTCAGCGGGGCCTAGTAGCTGGCGAGCGGGTGCTGAGCATTATCGATACCGAACCCGTTATCCGCGACAATCCCGATGCGAAGCTGCTGCCGGAATTCAAGCAGCAGATTGAGTTGCGCAACTTACAGTTTGCTTACGGCGAAGTGCCCGTGCTGCAGGATATCAATCTGGTTATCGAGAAAGGCAAAACTGTGGCACTGGTAGGCCCGAGCGGCTCGGGCAAAAGCACCCTCGCCGACCTGCTGCCCCGCTTCTACGACCCTACCGGCGGTCAGATTCTCATCGACGGCCACGACGTGCGCGACTGTACCATCCATTCGGTGCGGGAACAGATGGGCATCGTGACGCAGGAAAGTATCCTCTTCAACGACACCATCTTCAACAACATCCGCTTCAATACCCAGGCCACCGAGGCCGAGGTGATAGAAGCTGCCCGCATTGCGAATGCCCACGACTTTATTGTGGCTACACCTGAGGGCTACCAGACACTGATTGGAGACAGAGGCGGCCGGCTTTCGGGTGGGCAGCGGCAGCGCCTGAGCATTGCGCGGGCCATTTTGCGCAACCCGCCCATTCTCATTCTCGACGAAGCTACCTCGGCCCTCGACACGGAAAGCGAGAAGCTGGTGCAGGAGGCCCTGACCCGCCTGATGCAGCACCGCACCTCACTGGTTATTGCGCACCGCCTGAGTACCGTGCAGCACGCCGACGAAATCATTGTACTGAACGAAGGCCGCATTGCGGAACGCGGGACACACGAAGAACTCTTGCGCCAGCCCGGCGGCCTGTATCAGCGCCTGAGCCAGATGCAGGCCAGCAACGCGGCGCTGGTGTAG
- a CDS encoding helix-turn-helix domain-containing protein — protein MRKARGLSQEALADEAQLDRTFISQLETGTKQPSLTTIFRLAAALRLQASELLRRVEDMHSSDKAI, from the coding sequence ATGCGTAAGGCGCGAGGATTATCCCAGGAAGCGCTTGCTGACGAGGCCCAGTTAGACCGGACCTTCATTTCTCAATTGGAAACGGGAACCAAACAGCCCTCACTCACTACTATTTTTCGGTTAGCTGCTGCTTTACGACTACAGGCGTCCGAACTACTTCGCCGGGTCGAAGACATGCATAGCTCGGATAAAGCAATTTGA
- a CDS encoding GNAT family N-acetyltransferase, whose translation MPLLLLRHYQLDLAAWDACVAQARQVVPYAQSWWLAATAGRWDAVVESGASGEYRAVLPLPVRRLPWGHEVQQPAFTQQLGLLTTAASCHAELLDFLPLLRGHYPRFYLQLHTEQELATAPTGFQLAERLTYQLPLAPSYATLHAGYAADYRRRLRLNAQLPMPLTVAPLTALDEMLALFRQHSGEAAGLKDKHYQQLRTLYAALEQHGQALPLAVRSPETGELLAGALFVRYRTRLVYLFAGASPAGKKAGAPLLLLDHVIRQHAGTVGLILDFEGGMIPSIARFFANFGATPVPYAALSFTQRPWYLQWMR comes from the coding sequence ATGCCACTGCTGCTGCTCCGTCACTATCAACTTGATCTGGCTGCCTGGGATGCCTGCGTGGCGCAGGCTCGGCAAGTGGTGCCCTACGCCCAGAGCTGGTGGCTGGCCGCTACCGCCGGCCGCTGGGATGCCGTGGTGGAGTCGGGGGCGTCGGGCGAGTACCGGGCTGTGCTGCCGCTGCCGGTGCGGCGCTTGCCCTGGGGGCACGAGGTTCAGCAACCGGCTTTCACGCAGCAGCTGGGTTTGCTGACCACCGCTGCCAGCTGCCACGCCGAGTTGCTGGATTTTCTGCCACTGCTACGCGGGCACTACCCCCGATTTTATTTGCAGCTACACACCGAGCAGGAATTAGCCACCGCGCCTACCGGTTTTCAATTAGCTGAGCGCCTCACCTACCAACTGCCGCTAGCACCCAGCTACGCCACGCTGCACGCTGGCTACGCCGCTGACTACCGCCGCCGCCTGCGCCTGAACGCCCAACTACCCATGCCACTCACCGTGGCTCCTCTGACTGCCCTCGACGAAATGCTGGCTCTGTTCCGGCAGCACAGCGGCGAAGCGGCCGGCCTCAAAGACAAGCACTATCAGCAGCTGCGCACACTGTATGCTGCCCTGGAGCAGCACGGGCAGGCGCTGCCGCTGGCGGTGCGGAGCCCCGAAACCGGCGAACTGCTGGCTGGGGCGCTGTTTGTGCGCTACCGCACCCGGCTAGTGTACCTGTTTGCCGGAGCCTCGCCGGCTGGCAAAAAAGCTGGCGCGCCACTGCTGCTGCTCGACCATGTAATTCGGCAGCACGCCGGCACCGTAGGGCTGATTCTTGATTTTGAAGGCGGCATGATACCGTCTATTGCCCGTTTTTTTGCCAATTTCGGGGCCACGCCCGTGCCCTACGCGGCTCTTTCCTTCACCCAACGTCCCTGGTACCTGCAATGGATGCGCTGA
- a CDS encoding TniB family NTP-binding protein: MEHLIEGLYAVALGDTPSRIHFIQSNRWIKYPAAERILERLEELLVHPKIARMPNLLLVGETNNGKTLLLKKFCQQHKPYATPGDEKMVRPVITVEAPPKPDEKQFYRRLLDQLNAPYRLADRMDRMERQVFHVMQHLNARMLIIDEIQNLLAGSSTSQRVFLNVLKGMANELQIIIVAAGTMEARNAMSADPQMANRFVQKFLPKWHYAEDYLRLLASFERLLPLRKASGLSEPAIAERIYAMSEGTIGEISAVITAAAVAAIRSGKEHIDRKLLDQIDYVLPSERRRFQGVSS; this comes from the coding sequence ATGGAGCATTTGATTGAGGGGCTGTATGCCGTCGCGTTGGGGGATACGCCCTCCCGCATCCATTTTATCCAGTCAAACCGCTGGATTAAGTACCCGGCAGCCGAACGCATTCTGGAGCGGCTGGAAGAACTGCTGGTTCACCCCAAGATTGCCCGGATGCCGAACCTGCTCCTGGTGGGCGAGACAAACAATGGCAAAACTTTGCTACTTAAAAAGTTTTGTCAACAGCACAAGCCCTATGCTACCCCCGGCGACGAAAAGATGGTTCGCCCCGTCATCACCGTGGAGGCCCCACCCAAGCCCGATGAGAAGCAGTTTTATCGCAGGTTGCTGGACCAACTCAACGCACCCTACCGGCTAGCAGACCGCATGGATCGCATGGAAAGACAGGTCTTCCACGTCATGCAGCACTTGAATGCTCGGATGCTCATCATCGACGAGATTCAGAACCTACTGGCAGGAAGCAGTACCAGCCAGCGGGTGTTTCTGAACGTGCTCAAGGGCATGGCCAACGAACTGCAAATCATTATTGTCGCAGCCGGCACAATGGAGGCGCGCAATGCTATGAGCGCGGACCCCCAAATGGCCAATCGCTTTGTGCAGAAATTCTTGCCCAAGTGGCATTACGCTGAGGATTACCTGCGCCTGCTGGCCAGCTTTGAGCGGCTGTTGCCTCTGCGTAAGGCATCGGGCTTGTCTGAGCCAGCTATAGCCGAGCGCATCTACGCAATGAGCGAGGGGACAATAGGGGAGATTTCCGCCGTTATCACTGCGGCGGCCGTGGCAGCCATTCGTTCGGGAAAGGAACACATTGACCGGAAGCTGCTGGACCAAATTGACTACGTGCTCCCCTCGGAACGCAGGCGCTTTCAAGGCGTTTCATCCTGA
- the lpcA gene encoding D-sedoheptulose 7-phosphate isomerase produces MTTTSPLTDLIRAELTEARTVLDRFLADPVNLMAIEQAARLMAGSLRSKGKILTCGNGGSLCDAQHFAEELTGRYRQNRPALGAIALTEASHMSCVANDFGYDYIFSRYVEALGRPGDVLLAISTSGNSPNVLRAAEAAKAAGMQVVGLTGKDGGQLAALCDVEIRAPHHGYADRVQEIHIKAIHIMIMLIEQLVAE; encoded by the coding sequence GTGACTACCACTTCCCCCCTCACCGACCTCATTCGGGCGGAGCTGACCGAAGCCCGAACTGTGCTGGACCGTTTCCTAGCCGACCCCGTCAACCTCATGGCCATTGAGCAGGCCGCCCGTCTTATGGCTGGCAGCCTGCGCAGCAAAGGCAAGATCCTAACCTGCGGCAATGGCGGCAGCCTCTGCGACGCTCAGCATTTTGCCGAAGAACTAACCGGCCGCTACCGCCAGAACCGGCCAGCTCTAGGGGCCATTGCCCTCACAGAGGCGTCGCACATGAGCTGCGTCGCCAATGATTTCGGCTACGACTACATCTTTAGCCGCTACGTAGAGGCCCTGGGGCGCCCCGGCGACGTACTGCTCGCCATCAGTACCAGCGGCAACTCACCAAATGTGCTGCGTGCCGCCGAAGCCGCTAAAGCCGCCGGTATGCAGGTAGTTGGGCTCACCGGCAAAGACGGGGGCCAGCTTGCCGCTCTCTGCGACGTAGAAATCCGAGCCCCACACCACGGTTACGCCGACCGGGTTCAGGAGATACACATCAAGGCCATCCACATCATGATTATGCTCATCGAGCAGTTGGTAGCCGAATAG
- a CDS encoding ADP-ribosylation/crystallin J1 produces MRHEPEALLLYCPVNQQELDLIAASGWLEFPSCVPAQPIFYLVMDEAQAARIACDWHGSDYGVGYVLRFALDAEYAATFPVQNVGLREYNELWVPAEELADFNRQILGQIEVVAVFGAE; encoded by the coding sequence ATGCGCCACGAGCCGGAAGCGCTGCTGCTGTACTGCCCCGTCAATCAGCAGGAGCTGGATTTGATAGCGGCTTCGGGGTGGCTGGAGTTTCCGTCATGCGTGCCAGCGCAACCCATTTTCTACTTGGTGATGGATGAGGCGCAGGCAGCCCGCATTGCCTGCGACTGGCACGGCTCCGACTATGGCGTAGGCTATGTGCTGCGTTTTGCGTTGGATGCCGAGTATGCCGCCACGTTCCCGGTGCAGAACGTGGGGTTGCGGGAGTACAACGAGCTATGGGTGCCCGCCGAAGAGCTTGCTGATTTCAACCGCCAGATTCTGGGGCAGATTGAAGTAGTAGCTGTTTTTGGCGCGGAGTAA
- a CDS encoding CBASS oligonucleotide cyclase — MELTNSRLSKFIDRIKLPRDSMGKYRDQVENLQTKLADKIKNDKRTGMRVSGFRIAGSWSKRTILRASGLSPIDIDLVLFVTGDDTLRDDVSKLHDFVVSYLEEIYPTKDIGKDVDAEGKTKAITIKFVGTGLYVDIVPVVPLESPVDYVWQPERGGGGRYHTSITNQLATAKAWRDRNSSYTSIVRAAKYWRNYQELELLSSFTIELIVAYLDSQEGVDANVEHALLRFYRLLSDTSFPIVSFPGAIHEVPGQFTNPVFIADPTNNENNVASKLTKVGWDKVREKALTAYEVLHIARTQADLDSTVEEWKEIFGPSFNIEA, encoded by the coding sequence ATGGAATTGACCAATTCGCGGCTCTCCAAATTTATTGACCGCATCAAGTTGCCGCGTGATAGTATGGGCAAGTACCGTGACCAGGTGGAAAACCTGCAAACGAAACTCGCCGACAAAATAAAGAACGATAAACGCACGGGCATGCGTGTTTCCGGCTTCCGCATTGCCGGTTCGTGGAGCAAGCGCACCATCTTGCGTGCATCAGGCCTCAGCCCGATTGATATTGATTTGGTGTTGTTTGTCACCGGCGACGACACGTTACGTGACGATGTCAGCAAGTTACACGACTTTGTCGTTTCCTACCTGGAGGAAATTTACCCTACAAAAGACATCGGCAAAGATGTCGATGCGGAAGGCAAGACGAAAGCGATAACCATCAAATTCGTGGGAACAGGCCTTTACGTGGACATTGTGCCCGTTGTGCCACTGGAATCACCTGTCGACTATGTCTGGCAGCCTGAACGTGGCGGTGGAGGCCGGTACCATACCAGCATTACCAACCAGTTAGCTACAGCTAAAGCGTGGCGGGACCGCAACAGTTCCTACACTTCAATTGTGCGGGCCGCTAAATACTGGCGCAACTATCAAGAGTTGGAGCTACTGTCTTCTTTTACCATTGAACTCATTGTTGCCTATCTCGATAGTCAAGAAGGAGTCGATGCTAATGTTGAACACGCGCTTCTGCGGTTTTATCGCCTCCTCAGCGACACGAGTTTCCCCATAGTTTCCTTTCCTGGGGCAATACATGAGGTGCCGGGTCAATTCACGAACCCAGTATTTATCGCAGACCCAACCAATAACGAGAATAATGTGGCGTCCAAACTGACAAAAGTAGGTTGGGACAAGGTGCGAGAAAAGGCTTTAACTGCCTACGAGGTACTGCACATCGCTCGCACCCAAGCCGACCTCGACAGCACGGTAGAAGAATGGAAAGAAATCTTCGGCCCCTCTTTTAATATCGAAGCCTAA
- a CDS encoding TnsA endonuclease N-terminal domain-containing protein, whose product MLQLLEFDDCVESYCEQPITIEYVHEGTVRRYTPDVLVYYRNDPAVSTAIKPILGEVKYRAELKQCWTDLKPKFMAASRYAAGRGWRFKLLTEREIRTNYLVNVRFLRHYIGPELQVRQTNQDLLMSLMEDVHRTTGNELLLLATTDRTKRAELLYTLWQLVAMRLIHCDLTVELSLQAELWIP is encoded by the coding sequence TTGCTGCAACTTCTGGAATTCGATGATTGTGTGGAATCCTATTGTGAGCAACCCATTACCATCGAGTACGTGCACGAAGGAACTGTGAGACGCTATACCCCCGATGTGCTGGTATACTATCGTAATGACCCAGCTGTCTCAACTGCCATCAAACCGATACTTGGTGAGGTGAAATATCGAGCAGAACTTAAGCAGTGCTGGACTGACCTGAAACCAAAATTTATGGCTGCTTCGCGTTATGCTGCCGGGCGGGGATGGCGATTTAAGCTATTAACCGAGCGCGAAATTCGTACGAATTATTTGGTCAATGTGCGATTTCTGCGCCATTACATTGGGCCTGAGTTGCAGGTTCGGCAGACGAATCAAGACTTGCTGATGAGCCTGATGGAAGACGTTCACCGCACGACGGGGAACGAGTTGCTGCTACTGGCCACCACCGACCGTACCAAGCGTGCTGAATTACTCTATACGCTCTGGCAATTGGTAGCCATGCGATTGATTCATTGCGATTTAACTGTTGAATTATCCCTGCAAGCCGAGCTATGGATTCCGTGA
- a CDS encoding sigma 54-interacting transcriptional regulator, which translates to MAHSLISWIARNNDFDTTPEGLFNSVNLNGPNIQFHEHFFTLGGFDEHILLYADAKQELWAEHLLTFLRRQHPERQIRTELLALTNVIDLAEIKTKVETWLLHLTSHEITLFFSPGTPIMQLAWYICHTTLGLNTHLVQTRAGKFSPDKLPALMRLDVERSTVPVTAIIRERQLKLGASTSTETAHLIGDSLQTVYRRAGQVAQTDNVTVLIRGESGTGKEHLAHYVHQQSARRKGPFRALNCAALADTLLESRLFGHRKGAFTGADRDTEGEFKAAEGGTLFLDEIGDISPALQVTLLRVLQSDEIQPLGGEPHKVNVRVVAATHAHLEQQCEQGLFRWDLYYRLAIAELELPPLREWSDKEREALVSHLIQKQQRALHKPQPLQFSDAARRVLMAHSFPGNVRELENLITRLYIFSPINNPLVQPEDLPSRLRTPTSVLAAEPLLLKDVVRAHAVRALTSHKGIKAQAATALGIDVRTLNKALKSG; encoded by the coding sequence ATGGCACACTCACTTATCTCATGGATAGCACGGAACAATGATTTCGACACAACACCGGAGGGATTATTTAATTCGGTTAATTTGAATGGGCCAAACATTCAGTTTCATGAGCATTTCTTCACGCTTGGCGGATTTGATGAGCACATCCTGCTTTACGCCGATGCCAAGCAGGAGCTCTGGGCTGAGCATTTGCTCACCTTTTTGCGCCGTCAGCATCCAGAGCGCCAAATTCGCACTGAATTGCTGGCATTAACCAATGTCATCGACTTGGCCGAGATAAAAACCAAAGTGGAAACTTGGTTATTGCACCTTACCAGTCACGAGATAACACTGTTTTTTTCGCCTGGCACTCCTATCATGCAATTGGCCTGGTATATATGCCACACAACCCTTGGCTTGAACACCCACCTGGTGCAAACCAGAGCGGGCAAGTTTAGCCCTGATAAGTTACCAGCCCTGATGCGACTAGACGTCGAGAGGTCGACCGTTCCGGTAACAGCCATTATCCGAGAACGACAACTCAAACTTGGAGCCAGCACGTCAACCGAAACAGCTCATCTTATCGGGGATAGTCTACAGACGGTGTACCGTCGAGCAGGTCAGGTAGCACAAACCGATAACGTAACCGTGCTCATACGTGGGGAAAGCGGCACCGGTAAGGAGCATTTGGCCCACTATGTACATCAACAATCCGCCCGGCGTAAAGGGCCGTTTCGAGCGTTGAACTGTGCTGCGTTAGCGGACACCCTGCTGGAAAGCAGACTTTTTGGGCATAGAAAAGGTGCGTTCACGGGAGCCGACCGCGATACGGAAGGTGAATTTAAGGCCGCTGAAGGCGGAACCTTATTCTTGGACGAGATAGGAGACATATCCCCTGCGTTGCAAGTGACGTTACTGCGTGTATTACAATCAGATGAAATCCAACCTTTAGGCGGGGAACCTCACAAGGTGAACGTGCGTGTAGTGGCCGCGACCCATGCCCATTTAGAGCAACAGTGCGAACAAGGCCTATTCCGATGGGACTTATATTACCGTTTAGCGATAGCGGAACTCGAACTACCACCTCTGCGAGAATGGTCTGATAAGGAACGCGAAGCACTGGTCAGCCATTTAATCCAGAAGCAACAACGAGCGTTACACAAACCGCAGCCGCTTCAGTTCTCGGATGCTGCACGCAGGGTATTAATGGCACATTCGTTTCCAGGCAATGTGCGCGAGCTAGAGAATTTGATAACGAGGCTTTATATCTTCTCTCCTATCAATAATCCACTGGTGCAGCCGGAAGACCTGCCTTCTCGCCTTCGTACGCCCACGAGTGTGTTGGCTGCTGAGCCGCTTCTGCTCAAAGATGTTGTACGTGCTCATGCAGTCCGGGCATTAACCAGTCACAAAGGAATAAAGGCACAAGCGGCCACTGCCCTGGGGATTGACGTTCGTACTCTAAATAAGGCGCTTAAGTCCGGTTGA
- the upp gene encoding uracil phosphoribosyltransferase, producing MDALISPSADSAAAPESRVHVVCAEPSVANHFLAELRDVEVQRDSLRFRRNLQRLGEIMAYRISSQLSYVEKAVKTPLGESRSLHLHDFPVLATVLRAGLPFHQGFLNYFDQSPSAFVAAYRIEGTSQVQVQVDYLSAPSLDERVLILVDPMLASGKSLVQTYRAMLRFGTPRQVHIAAVIASPEGVAHVTREIPEATLWVAAIDEKLNEHAYIVPGLGDAGDLSYGSKL from the coding sequence ATGGATGCGCTGATTTCTCCTTCCGCTGACTCTGCCGCTGCTCCCGAAAGCCGCGTCCACGTCGTATGTGCCGAGCCTTCGGTGGCCAATCATTTCCTCGCCGAGTTGCGCGACGTGGAGGTGCAGCGCGACTCGCTACGGTTCCGCCGCAACCTGCAGCGCCTCGGCGAAATCATGGCTTACCGCATCAGCTCGCAGCTGAGCTACGTGGAAAAGGCCGTGAAAACGCCGCTGGGCGAGTCGCGGAGCCTGCACCTACACGATTTTCCGGTGCTGGCTACCGTGCTGCGTGCCGGCCTGCCGTTTCACCAGGGCTTTCTCAACTACTTCGATCAGTCGCCGAGTGCGTTTGTGGCCGCTTACCGCATCGAAGGCACCTCGCAGGTGCAGGTGCAGGTCGATTATCTATCGGCTCCGAGTCTGGACGAACGGGTATTGATTCTAGTAGACCCGATGCTGGCCTCGGGCAAGTCGCTGGTGCAAACCTACCGGGCTATGCTGCGCTTCGGCACGCCACGGCAGGTGCACATTGCCGCTGTTATAGCCTCGCCGGAAGGCGTGGCGCATGTCACGCGCGAAATTCCGGAAGCTACGCTTTGGGTAGCCGCCATCGACGAAAAGCTCAACGAACACGCCTACATCGTGCCGGGCCTTGGCGACGCCGGCGACCTGTCGTACGGCAGCAAGCTCTAA